In Vicinamibacterales bacterium, the following proteins share a genomic window:
- a CDS encoding response regulator gives MEGTSRPGGSGANTWDFSGHEDRLALPTVLLVEDDRDIREMIATLLDMSGFAVIACDTAECGLNALREQEFDLILTDYALPRQSGLWLLQEAESEGLIQGTPVLIVTAHPHVETDAAYEVIYKPFDLDELIERVRQRMEGGNGTRRRRASMPPATRPGMIGDTGGGDPPDCPEPVDLILYISSRSPRSSAAVKTIRKVLERYSSSRVKLTVCNLSENPNAGVEDSVAFTPTLVRRSPGPRTFILGHITSPELLLELLADCESEPN, from the coding sequence ATGGAAGGAACATCCCGACCGGGTGGCAGCGGCGCGAACACGTGGGACTTCTCGGGGCACGAGGATCGGCTCGCCCTGCCGACCGTTCTCCTGGTCGAAGACGACCGCGACATCCGCGAGATGATCGCCACGCTGCTGGACATGTCCGGCTTCGCCGTCATTGCCTGCGACACCGCGGAGTGCGGCCTCAATGCGCTGCGCGAGCAGGAATTCGACTTGATCCTGACCGACTATGCGCTGCCGCGGCAATCGGGCTTGTGGCTGTTGCAGGAAGCCGAGTCCGAAGGGCTGATACAGGGGACGCCGGTCCTGATTGTCACCGCGCACCCGCACGTCGAAACCGACGCCGCTTACGAGGTCATTTACAAGCCGTTCGATCTCGACGAGTTGATCGAGCGGGTGCGGCAGCGGATGGAAGGGGGGAACGGGACCCGCCGGCGCCGCGCCTCGATGCCGCCCGCGACTCGTCCCGGCATGATCGGCGATACCGGCGGCGGCGATCCCCCCGACTGCCCGGAGCCGGTCGATCTGATCCTCTACATCAGCTCACGCTCTCCGCGATCGTCTGCCGCGGTCAAGACGATCCGCAAGGTGCTGGAGCGTTACAGTTCGTCGCGGGTGAAATTGACCGTGTGCAACCTGTCGGAGAACCCGAACGCGGGCGTGGAAGACTCCGTGGCCTTCACGCCGACGCTCGTCCGCCGGAGTCCCGGGCCGCGGACGTTCATCCTCGGGCACATCACGAGCCCGGAGCTGCTGCTGGAGCTGCTGGCCGACTGTGAATCGGAGCCGAACTGA
- a CDS encoding DUF1326 domain-containing protein: MKKTLITAFIAAAPALLAAAGNTAVTGDYVEARTAEVFAGGCIQGSEGEALGREAILAWRVGSGQVDGVPLDGLSVVAVVASDLNLSTHEIGGARPQRIRTAIRVDARATEAQRTALVAMAKSLSPVVRDIVDVKAVPISFTRDADRFAVTAGEASLEVATKMDHSPNCGAMRWYDPLAKTTQTAMGHTNAEAWSGTSLGTQWSMGDKRASFYGAFELK, translated from the coding sequence ATGAAGAAGACGCTGATTACCGCGTTCATCGCCGCAGCACCCGCCCTGCTCGCCGCCGCGGGCAACACCGCCGTTACCGGCGACTACGTCGAGGCGCGGACCGCGGAGGTCTTCGCCGGCGGCTGTATCCAGGGCAGCGAGGGCGAGGCGCTCGGGCGTGAAGCGATTCTGGCGTGGCGCGTCGGCAGCGGACAGGTCGACGGCGTCCCGCTCGACGGGCTGTCGGTCGTCGCGGTGGTGGCCAGCGACCTGAACCTGAGCACGCACGAAATCGGCGGCGCCAGACCGCAGAGGATCCGCACCGCGATCCGCGTCGACGCCCGCGCCACCGAAGCGCAGCGCACCGCGCTCGTCGCGATGGCGAAGTCGCTCTCCCCTGTCGTCCGCGACATCGTCGACGTCAAGGCCGTACCGATCTCGTTCACCCGCGACGCCGACCGGTTCGCCGTCACCGCCGGCGAGGCCTCGCTCGAGGTCGCGACGAAGATGGATCACTCGCCGAACTGCGGCGCGATGCGCTGGTACGATCCGCTCGCGAAGACGACGCAGACCGCGATGGGCCACACCAACGCGGAGGCATGGTCGGGGACGTCGCTCGGGACGCAGTGGTCGATGGGCGACAAGCGCGCCTCGTTCTACGGCGCCTTCGAGCTGAAATGA
- a CDS encoding FAD binding domain-containing protein, with translation MKPFAYVNAANEKEAIAALGTERGRILPLAGGMDLLALMKDYIAQPDRLVNVKNLDRTIARTPDGGLRIGAAVTIADLAAHADVARMYPALSQAAADVGTPQIRNAGTVGGNINQRPRCWYFRNEEFACLKKGGSRCFAVDGENQYHAIFGPGPCHIVHPSSLAVPAVALAARMRVAGPAGEREVPADQYFLMPDRNLFGETVLQPNELMTHLLLPAPAAVKSATYEVRFKQSHDWPIATATAALDINGRTVRGARIVMGSVAPIPWRAEAAERVLAGKAITEQTAMEAADAAVQSAKAMSQNAYKIQIARTAVKRAIMVAAGLKGNWA, from the coding sequence GTGAAGCCCTTTGCTTACGTCAACGCCGCGAACGAGAAGGAAGCGATCGCCGCGCTCGGAACGGAACGCGGCAGGATCCTGCCGCTCGCCGGCGGGATGGATCTGCTGGCGCTGATGAAGGACTACATCGCCCAGCCGGACCGCCTGGTCAACGTCAAGAACCTCGATCGCACGATCGCGCGGACGCCTGACGGCGGTCTGCGCATCGGCGCCGCGGTGACCATCGCGGATCTCGCCGCGCACGCCGACGTCGCGCGGATGTATCCGGCGCTGTCGCAGGCGGCCGCCGACGTGGGCACGCCGCAGATCCGCAACGCCGGGACGGTGGGCGGGAACATCAATCAGCGTCCGCGCTGCTGGTACTTCCGCAACGAGGAATTCGCGTGCCTCAAGAAGGGCGGCTCGCGCTGCTTCGCGGTGGACGGCGAGAACCAGTACCACGCGATTTTCGGACCCGGTCCGTGCCACATCGTGCACCCGTCGAGTCTGGCGGTGCCGGCGGTGGCGCTCGCGGCCCGGATGCGCGTGGCCGGGCCGGCCGGCGAGCGTGAGGTTCCGGCGGACCAGTACTTCCTGATGCCCGATCGGAACCTGTTCGGCGAGACGGTGCTGCAGCCCAACGAGCTGATGACGCACCTGTTGCTGCCGGCGCCGGCGGCGGTCAAGAGCGCGACGTACGAGGTCCGCTTCAAGCAGTCGCACGACTGGCCGATCGCCACGGCGACCGCGGCGCTCGACATCAACGGCCGCACCGTCCGCGGCGCCCGCATCGTCATGGGATCGGTCGCGCCGATTCCGTGGCGCGCCGAGGCGGCCGAGCGCGTCCTCGCCGGCAAGGCGATTACCGAGCAGACGGCGATGGAAGCGGCGGATGCGGCGGTGCAGAGCGCCAAAGCCATGTCGCAGAATGCCTACAAGATCCAGATCGCGCGTACCGCGGTGAAGCGGGCGATCATGGTTGCCGCCGGGCTGAAGGGGAACTGGGCATGA
- a CDS encoding (2Fe-2S)-binding protein: MPRRKDEPGFSRRSFLKTVGAGGVAAGVLSQTSNVDAQAANVHGPGAVPISLNVNGQMVRLQVEPRVTLLDALRTRVTPPLTGAKRVCDRGACGACTMIADGKTIYACSTLAIEAQGRRIRTVESFTQGTVLHPVQQAFCDKDGLMCGFCTPGFVTSAVALLERTPKPTVEQARRALDGNICRCGTYVRVLEATLNPGTGGTRG; encoded by the coding sequence ATGCCGAGACGAAAAGACGAGCCGGGGTTCAGCCGGCGCAGCTTTCTGAAGACGGTCGGCGCGGGCGGCGTGGCGGCCGGCGTGCTCAGCCAGACATCCAACGTCGATGCGCAGGCCGCGAACGTCCACGGGCCGGGCGCGGTTCCGATTTCCCTCAACGTCAACGGCCAGATGGTGCGGCTTCAGGTCGAGCCGCGGGTGACGCTGCTCGACGCGCTGCGCACGCGCGTCACCCCGCCGCTCACCGGCGCGAAACGCGTCTGCGACCGCGGCGCCTGCGGCGCCTGCACCATGATCGCGGACGGCAAGACGATCTACGCCTGCTCCACGCTCGCGATCGAGGCGCAAGGCAGGCGGATCCGCACCGTCGAGAGCTTCACCCAGGGCACGGTGCTGCATCCGGTGCAGCAGGCGTTCTGCGACAAGGACGGCCTGATGTGCGGCTTCTGCACGCCCGGCTTCGTCACGTCCGCGGTGGCGCTGCTCGAGCGCACGCCGAAGCCGACGGTCGAGCAGGCCAGGCGCGCGCTCGACGGCAACATCTGCCGCTGCGGCACGTACGTGCGGGTGCTCGAAGCGACGCTGAATCCGGGAACGGGAGGCACCCGTGGCTGA
- the kaiC gene encoding circadian clock protein KaiC, whose amino-acid sequence MSALRKLETGVPGLDILTLGGIPEGRSTLIVGKSGTGKTVVGLQIAGNLARQGTPTIVLAVEETPEDLQDSGDALSLGISRLVKEKKLHFANIGRPMDGPTIVSGDYDLFGLVHRVEAMVKETGAKAIVLDSATALFSPRPAPEALRSHFFHLVYTFRTLGLTAIILAESAADYGPLTTMGVEDYVCDLTLVLRNIVDGDRRRRSIEVNKYRRSAHYKGEYPCTVTSRGLAVFPLDAKEHPADANVERYSSGVQGLDALTHGGWLRNSIIIVRGPTGSGKTMLAGLYARAGAARGERVVYYGFEETRPILLRNYREIGMPMEKFIEAGNLKVICRYPEATSLEDLLVDLRLGLEELKPSLIVLDSISSIEHASSEKGFRQFMIGVAAILREHGRSAFITQTTQGNSVEHTAPYLSTIADVILVLDYTLDSYEMNRTMRLIKMRGSDHESNPYRLDIEPGGLRVTKMTPAEAARVNEHHRRTTD is encoded by the coding sequence ATGAGCGCGCTGAGAAAGCTCGAAACCGGTGTCCCCGGACTCGACATCCTGACTCTCGGAGGGATCCCCGAAGGACGATCGACGCTGATCGTCGGCAAGAGCGGCACGGGCAAGACCGTGGTGGGGCTTCAGATCGCGGGCAACCTCGCGCGGCAGGGGACGCCGACGATCGTGCTCGCCGTCGAAGAGACCCCCGAAGACCTGCAGGACAGCGGCGACGCGCTGTCGCTCGGGATTTCGCGGCTCGTCAAGGAGAAGAAGCTGCATTTCGCGAACATCGGCCGTCCGATGGACGGGCCGACGATCGTGTCCGGCGATTACGACCTGTTCGGGCTGGTCCACCGCGTCGAGGCGATGGTCAAGGAGACGGGCGCCAAGGCGATCGTCCTCGATTCAGCGACGGCGCTGTTCAGCCCGCGGCCGGCGCCCGAAGCGCTGCGCAGCCACTTCTTCCATCTCGTTTATACGTTTCGCACGCTCGGACTGACCGCGATCATCCTGGCGGAGTCCGCGGCGGACTACGGTCCGCTGACGACGATGGGGGTCGAGGACTACGTCTGCGATCTCACCCTCGTGCTGCGCAACATCGTCGACGGCGACAGGCGGCGGCGATCGATCGAAGTGAACAAGTACCGCCGCAGCGCGCACTACAAAGGGGAGTATCCCTGCACCGTCACGAGCCGCGGCCTCGCCGTGTTTCCGCTCGACGCCAAGGAGCATCCGGCCGACGCCAACGTCGAACGATACTCGAGCGGCGTCCAGGGGCTCGACGCGCTGACGCACGGCGGCTGGCTGCGCAACTCGATCATCATCGTGCGCGGACCGACCGGCAGCGGCAAGACGATGCTCGCCGGCTTGTACGCCCGGGCCGGCGCCGCCCGCGGCGAGCGCGTCGTGTACTACGGCTTCGAAGAGACCCGCCCGATTCTGCTGCGCAACTACCGCGAGATCGGCATGCCGATGGAGAAGTTCATCGAGGCCGGCAATCTCAAGGTGATCTGCCGTTACCCCGAGGCGACGAGCCTGGAGGATCTGCTGGTCGATCTGCGCCTCGGGCTCGAGGAGCTGAAGCCGTCGCTCATCGTCCTCGACAGCATCTCGTCGATCGAGCACGCCTCGTCGGAGAAGGGGTTCCGGCAGTTCATGATCGGCGTCGCCGCCATCCTGCGCGAGCATGGGCGCAGCGCGTTCATCACCCAGACGACGCAGGGAAACAGCGTGGAGCACACCGCGCCGTATCTGTCGACGATCGCCGATGTCATCCTGGTGCTCGATTACACCCTCGACAGCTACGAGATGAACCGCACCATGCGGCTGATCAAGATGCGCGGGTCGGATCACGAGAGCAATCCCTACCGGCTCGATATCGAACCCGGCGGCCTCCGGGTGACCAAGATGACCCCCGCGGAAGCGGCGCGCGTCAACGAGCACCATCGCCGTACGACGGACTGA
- a CDS encoding pyridoxal phosphate-dependent aminotransferase — protein sequence MGEFLDTVPFSGIIRIRDMMYSVEDPFRLDQGDVSFDAPDTVKHAMRRAIDENRSHYLQTTGLPRLLELLAGKLRTRNGIPVGSPDEIMVTTGGIHALFIACQALLEPGDEVIVPDPEWPPCAGNIKLARGVPVPCPLREPLGWRYDLDELAAKITPKTRAIYLNSPHNPTGGVLGRADIEAIAALAGRHGLWILSDEAYEDVIFDAAEHVSPASLPGMYERTISLYTFSKTYAMTGLRLGYVAARDAQLRDRMKKALFYTASNIASVVQFGGIGALEGSQEAVAQFRTELQARRDLFYDGIRASAGGVLTGEPPRGAFYAFLRIDPSWAPPGGARESISWSMTEYLISRGRIGCVPGVDFGATGEGYVRFCFARDRRELTGALESMRALFSSAPIHSRPAAPAAAPGS from the coding sequence ATGGGTGAGTTTCTCGACACCGTCCCGTTCTCCGGCATCATCCGCATCCGCGACATGATGTACAGCGTCGAGGATCCGTTCCGTCTCGACCAGGGGGACGTGAGCTTCGACGCGCCCGACACCGTCAAGCACGCGATGCGGCGGGCGATCGACGAGAACCGCAGTCATTACCTGCAGACCACGGGACTGCCGCGCCTGCTCGAACTGCTGGCCGGGAAGCTGCGGACTCGCAACGGCATTCCGGTCGGCTCGCCCGACGAGATCATGGTGACGACCGGCGGCATCCACGCCCTGTTCATCGCCTGCCAGGCGCTGCTCGAGCCCGGCGATGAGGTCATCGTTCCCGATCCCGAGTGGCCGCCGTGCGCCGGCAACATCAAACTCGCGCGCGGCGTGCCGGTGCCGTGCCCGCTGCGCGAGCCGCTCGGGTGGCGCTACGATCTCGACGAGCTCGCCGCCAAGATCACGCCGAAGACGCGCGCCATCTACCTCAATTCGCCGCACAACCCCACCGGAGGCGTGCTGGGCCGGGCCGATATCGAAGCGATCGCGGCGCTGGCCGGGCGGCATGGGCTGTGGATCCTCTCCGACGAAGCCTACGAGGATGTGATCTTCGACGCCGCGGAGCACGTGAGTCCGGCGTCGCTGCCGGGCATGTACGAGCGGACGATTTCGCTCTACACCTTCAGCAAGACCTACGCGATGACGGGGCTGCGGCTCGGATACGTCGCCGCCAGGGACGCGCAGCTGCGCGACCGGATGAAGAAGGCGCTGTTCTACACCGCCAGCAACATCGCCTCGGTGGTGCAGTTCGGCGGCATCGGCGCGCTCGAGGGATCGCAGGAGGCCGTGGCGCAGTTCCGCACGGAGCTGCAGGCGCGCCGCGACCTGTTCTACGACGGGATTCGCGCCAGCGCCGGCGGCGTGCTCACCGGCGAACCGCCGCGCGGCGCCTTCTACGCGTTCCTGCGCATCGACCCGTCGTGGGCGCCGCCGGGTGGCGCCAGGGAATCGATTTCCTGGTCGATGACCGAGTACCTCATCTCGCGCGGCCGGATCGGGTGCGTTCCGGGCGTGGACTTCGGCGCCACCGGCGAAGGCTACGTGCGCTTCTGCTTCGCCCGCGACCGGCGCGAGCTGACCGGCGCGCTGGAATCGATGCGCGCGCTCTTCAGTTCGGCTCCGATTCACAGTCGGCCAGCAGCTCCAGCAGCAGCTCCGGGCTCGTGA
- a CDS encoding SDR family oxidoreductase — MQILGGAALITGGKRIGASVARALAAAGMDVALSFNRSRTEAEAAAADIVAAGRRAHIAAADLGDPAACRALVDGTAEAFGRLDVLINMASVYTAVKFDETDERVWHAAMDVDLRAAFLCARAAVPHMRRRGGGRIVNFADWVAASGRPRYPGYLPYYVAKAGAIALTEALALELAPDNILVNAIAPGPIVAPPGTSEEEVRAVEKATPLGRWGGPEAIVRTVIFLLEADFVTGETIRVDGGRHVK, encoded by the coding sequence ATGCAGATCCTTGGAGGGGCCGCCCTCATCACGGGCGGAAAGCGAATCGGTGCGTCAGTCGCCCGCGCGCTCGCGGCGGCGGGGATGGACGTCGCCCTGTCGTTCAACCGCTCTCGAACCGAGGCGGAAGCGGCCGCGGCCGACATCGTCGCGGCCGGCCGCCGGGCGCACATCGCGGCCGCGGACCTGGGGGATCCCGCCGCGTGCCGCGCGCTCGTGGACGGGACCGCCGAGGCGTTCGGCCGCCTCGACGTGCTGATCAACATGGCGTCGGTGTACACCGCCGTCAAGTTCGACGAAACCGACGAGCGGGTCTGGCACGCGGCGATGGACGTCGATCTGCGCGCCGCGTTCCTCTGCGCGCGGGCGGCGGTGCCGCACATGCGCCGGCGCGGCGGCGGCCGCATCGTCAATTTCGCCGATTGGGTCGCGGCGAGCGGCCGTCCGCGGTATCCCGGATACCTCCCCTACTACGTCGCCAAGGCGGGAGCGATCGCGCTCACCGAAGCGCTCGCGCTGGAACTTGCGCCCGACAACATCCTCGTCAACGCCATCGCCCCCGGGCCGATCGTCGCGCCGCCGGGCACGAGCGAGGAGGAGGTGCGGGCGGTGGAGAAGGCGACGCCGCTGGGACGGTGGGGCGGCCCCGAGGCGATCGTCCGTACCGTGATATTCCTTCTGGAAGCCGACTTCGTCACCGGCGAAACCATTCGCGTCGACGGCGGACGCCACGTCAAATAG
- a CDS encoding xanthine dehydrogenase family protein molybdopterin-binding subunit, with translation MAEHPTSADTSQGGQQQPPAAAQAPAAPPRNWPPVADRVLLGKSIKRLDGPDKASGRARYTYDLIRPGMLYGEILGSPHPRARVKAIDLSAAKALSGVRAVIAIKDPVDAARSGINYQGEEVAAVAATTEEIARDAVRLIKVEYDVLQPLATIEQARNPNTPPAFPNGNVSKPNVRQEGDVEAALKTAAHVVEGLYQTQVQTHTSLETHGGIAEWDGDKLTLFISTQGINASRDGIADALKVPRPNVRVVTEYMGGGFGSKLGADVQVVIAARLAKEAGAPVKIMLDRKHEHLITGNRPSAFARVKAGVDAEGKFVGWDSETWGTGGAGAGAGFSVPYPVYAPPAGGTWGFANRRQTHVDVYTNAGPQRAFRAPGHPQACFITETVIDELADRLRLDPLELRLRNLAPEAPNAQWRKYFAMGAEKIGWSRRHPTGDAAAGPIKRGLGCAANVWAGGGNRQTRAMCEIHPDGSVINKIATQDIGTGTRTLVAMITAETMGLPLNAVTAAIGDTSYPFAPGSGGSITVGSVSPTVRVSAENALRELFARVAPQLETTPDALEAKGGRIQVKGTPAKGIAWRDACKLLGTTPIQAAGEWTQGLSGVGTSGVQFADVEVDIETGITRVRKIVSVQDCGMIVDRLTAESQMYGGIIMGLGFALFENRILDRNTAQMVNPNMEWYLVPGISDIPAIDVTLVDQPERGVIGLGEPPVISTAAAIANAVSNATGVRIRKLPVTPDTVLAALQQERAGGTL, from the coding sequence GTGGCTGAGCATCCCACCTCCGCTGACACCTCGCAGGGCGGCCAGCAGCAGCCGCCCGCCGCCGCGCAGGCTCCGGCGGCGCCGCCGCGGAACTGGCCGCCGGTCGCCGACCGCGTCCTTCTCGGCAAGTCCATCAAACGGCTCGACGGACCGGACAAGGCGAGCGGCCGCGCCAGGTACACCTACGACCTGATTCGTCCGGGGATGCTGTACGGCGAGATCCTCGGCTCCCCTCACCCGCGCGCGCGCGTCAAGGCGATCGATCTGTCCGCGGCAAAGGCGTTGTCCGGCGTCCGCGCCGTCATCGCGATCAAGGATCCGGTCGACGCGGCGCGATCCGGCATCAACTATCAGGGGGAGGAGGTCGCGGCGGTCGCGGCCACGACCGAAGAGATTGCGCGCGACGCGGTGCGCCTGATCAAAGTGGAGTACGACGTGCTCCAGCCGCTCGCCACCATCGAGCAGGCACGCAACCCGAACACCCCGCCGGCATTTCCCAACGGCAACGTCAGCAAGCCCAACGTCCGCCAGGAGGGGGATGTCGAGGCGGCGCTGAAGACCGCCGCGCACGTCGTCGAAGGGCTGTATCAGACGCAGGTGCAGACGCACACGTCGCTCGAGACGCACGGCGGGATCGCCGAGTGGGACGGCGACAAGCTGACGCTCTTCATCTCGACGCAGGGGATCAACGCGTCGCGGGACGGCATCGCGGACGCGCTGAAGGTGCCCCGCCCGAACGTGCGCGTCGTCACCGAGTACATGGGCGGCGGTTTCGGCAGCAAGCTCGGGGCCGATGTCCAGGTGGTGATCGCCGCGCGGCTGGCGAAGGAGGCGGGCGCGCCGGTGAAGATCATGCTCGACCGCAAGCACGAGCATCTGATCACCGGGAACCGGCCGTCGGCATTCGCGCGCGTGAAAGCGGGGGTCGACGCCGAAGGCAAGTTCGTCGGGTGGGACTCGGAGACGTGGGGCACCGGCGGGGCCGGCGCGGGCGCCGGTTTCTCGGTGCCTTATCCCGTCTACGCGCCGCCGGCCGGCGGCACGTGGGGGTTCGCCAATCGCCGGCAGACGCACGTGGACGTGTACACCAACGCGGGACCGCAGCGGGCCTTCCGCGCCCCCGGCCATCCGCAGGCGTGCTTCATCACCGAGACGGTGATCGACGAGCTCGCCGATCGGCTGCGGCTCGATCCCCTCGAGCTGCGGCTGCGCAACCTCGCGCCTGAAGCGCCGAACGCGCAGTGGCGGAAGTACTTCGCCATGGGCGCCGAGAAGATCGGCTGGAGCCGCCGCCATCCAACCGGTGATGCGGCCGCGGGACCGATCAAGCGCGGTCTGGGCTGCGCCGCCAACGTGTGGGCCGGCGGCGGCAACCGCCAGACCCGCGCCATGTGCGAGATCCACCCGGACGGCAGCGTCATCAACAAGATCGCCACGCAGGACATCGGCACCGGCACCCGCACGCTGGTGGCGATGATCACGGCCGAGACCATGGGGCTGCCGCTCAACGCGGTGACCGCCGCGATCGGCGACACCAGTTATCCCTTCGCCCCGGGCAGCGGCGGCAGCATCACCGTCGGATCGGTGTCGCCGACGGTTCGCGTCTCCGCCGAGAACGCGCTGCGCGAGCTGTTCGCGAGGGTGGCGCCGCAGCTCGAGACGACCCCCGACGCGCTCGAAGCGAAGGGGGGGCGCATCCAGGTGAAGGGCACGCCCGCGAAGGGCATCGCCTGGCGGGACGCGTGCAAGCTGCTCGGGACGACGCCGATCCAGGCCGCCGGGGAGTGGACGCAGGGTCTGTCCGGCGTCGGCACGAGCGGCGTGCAGTTCGCGGACGTCGAAGTCGACATCGAGACCGGCATCACGCGCGTGCGGAAGATCGTCTCCGTGCAGGACTGCGGGATGATCGTCGACCGGCTGACCGCCGAGAGCCAGATGTACGGCGGCATCATCATGGGGCTGGGTTTCGCGCTGTTCGAGAACCGCATCCTCGATCGCAACACCGCGCAGATGGTCAACCCGAACATGGAGTGGTATCTGGTGCCGGGGATTTCCGACATCCCGGCGATCGACGTGACGCTCGTCGATCAGCCGGAGCGCGGCGTCATCGGGCTCGGCGAGCCGCCCGTGATCTCGACCGCCGCCGCGATCGCCAACGCCGTGTCGAACGCGACCGGCGTCCGGATCCGCAAGCTGCCCGTCACGCCGGATACCGTGCTGGCCGCGCTGCAGCAGGAGCGCGCGGGAGGGACGCTGTGA
- a CDS encoding aminotransferase class V-fold PLP-dependent enzyme, translating into MLSRRRFLRAGTSGAVAMTAFTNESLSRVAAAAARAADTSAAELAKDEAYWREIQQAFTLDRTIVNLNNGGCCPSPRVVHETLKRYLDLSNQAPVYHMGQILEPNIESVRRRLAAAFGCDPEEMAITRNASEALQIAQLGIDLAAGDEVVTTNQDYGRMLDTWDQRVRRDGITVKKISFPVPPPSMDDLADRLISAIGPKTRVLHFCHITNLTGQIFPVKKICDAARAKGVKTIVDGAHAFAHFPFTLADLGCDYYGTSLHKWLLAPIGTGFLYVRRENIEGLWSLTPAPASRTKDIRKFEEIGTHPAANHNAIAEALTFHEGIGSERKAARLRYLRNRWAERLKPTGRFRLHTSLDPAQSCAIGTVQVLGLDTGKAVQQLWEKWRIIATPINHAEYTGIRVTPNVYTTLEEIDTFAAAMERVSAGAA; encoded by the coding sequence ATGCTCAGCCGCCGCCGTTTCCTCCGCGCGGGTACGTCCGGCGCGGTCGCCATGACCGCGTTCACCAACGAGAGCCTGTCGCGGGTCGCCGCCGCGGCGGCACGAGCGGCCGACACATCTGCCGCCGAGCTGGCGAAGGACGAGGCCTACTGGCGGGAGATCCAGCAGGCCTTCACCCTCGACCGGACGATCGTCAACTTGAACAACGGCGGCTGCTGCCCCAGCCCGCGCGTCGTCCACGAGACGCTGAAACGGTATCTCGACCTCTCCAACCAGGCGCCCGTGTATCACATGGGGCAGATCCTGGAGCCGAACATCGAGAGCGTCCGGCGGCGGCTCGCCGCCGCGTTCGGCTGCGATCCCGAAGAGATGGCGATCACGCGGAACGCGAGCGAGGCGCTGCAGATCGCGCAGCTCGGGATCGATCTCGCGGCCGGCGACGAAGTCGTCACGACGAATCAGGACTACGGGCGGATGCTCGACACGTGGGACCAGCGCGTGCGCCGGGACGGCATCACGGTGAAGAAGATCTCCTTCCCGGTGCCGCCGCCGTCGATGGACGACCTCGCCGATCGCTTGATCTCGGCGATCGGTCCGAAAACGCGCGTCCTCCACTTCTGCCACATCACCAACCTGACGGGCCAGATCTTCCCGGTGAAGAAGATCTGCGACGCGGCGAGGGCGAAAGGGGTGAAGACGATCGTGGACGGCGCGCACGCATTCGCGCACTTTCCCTTCACGCTGGCGGACCTGGGCTGCGACTACTACGGCACCAGCCTGCACAAGTGGCTCCTGGCGCCGATCGGCACCGGCTTCCTCTATGTCAGACGCGAGAACATCGAGGGGCTGTGGAGCCTCACGCCGGCGCCGGCATCCCGCACGAAGGACATCCGCAAGTTCGAAGAGATCGGCACGCACCCGGCGGCGAACCACAACGCCATCGCCGAGGCGCTGACCTTCCACGAAGGCATCGGCAGCGAGCGCAAGGCCGCGCGGCTGCGCTACCTGCGCAACCGCTGGGCGGAACGGTTGAAGCCGACCGGGCGCTTCCGCCTCCACACCAGCCTGGATCCGGCGCAGTCGTGCGCGATCGGAACGGTCCAGGTGCTTGGCCTGGACACGGGCAAGGCGGTCCAGCAGCTCTGGGAGAAGTGGCGGATCATCGCGACGCCGATCAACCACGCCGAGTACACCGGGATCCGCGTCACGCCGAACGTCTACACCACGCTCGAGGAGATCGATACCTTCGCGGCCGCGATGGAGCGCGTCAGCGCGGGCGCTGCCTGA
- a CDS encoding DoxX family protein yields MLRVCVGAVFIAHGARKLFGIWGGPGLQGTAAMLTALGLPYPHPLAVLLAVAEFGGGILLVLGGLTRWAALALALDMAVAIWKVHAANGFFLADRAARGGGFEFAMVLLAALVCLALIGPGAWSVDHRRSQSFEAAARGRARARKM; encoded by the coding sequence GTGCTCCGGGTTTGCGTCGGAGCGGTGTTCATCGCGCATGGCGCGCGAAAGCTGTTCGGGATCTGGGGCGGTCCGGGGCTGCAGGGCACCGCTGCCATGTTGACCGCCCTGGGCCTGCCGTATCCGCATCCACTGGCGGTCCTGCTTGCCGTCGCCGAGTTCGGCGGCGGCATCCTGCTGGTGCTCGGCGGGCTGACGCGCTGGGCGGCGCTGGCGCTGGCGCTCGACATGGCGGTGGCGATCTGGAAGGTGCACGCCGCCAACGGGTTCTTCCTCGCCGATCGCGCGGCGCGCGGCGGCGGATTCGAATTCGCGATGGTGCTGCTGGCGGCGCTCGTCTGCCTGGCGCTGATCGGGCCGGGCGCGTGGTCGGTCGATCACAGGCGCAGCCAGTCGTTCGAAGCGGCGGCCCGCGGCCGCGCCCGCGCCCGCAAGATGTAG